Below is a genomic region from Alphaproteobacteria bacterium SS10.
GACTAGAAGCAAGTTCCGGTCCAACGCCGTATAGGCGAAAGGTAACGGTGACGGTGCCGATTGCAAAGCTTAAGCAAGTTTAACGAAGGGTTCGTTAAATCTCGTCGAGCTCAGAATCCCAATAGAGAAAGTCGCGCCAGCTCTCATGGAGGAAGTTGGGCGGGTAGGACCGGCCATTTTCCTGAAGCTGATAACTGCTCGGCTGAACTGGCTCATTCAACGGCTCCATCCCGCAGACCTTAGGCATTTTATTGCCCTTAGCGAGGTTACAGCGGCCGCAGGAAGTCACCACGTTTTCCCAGCTAGTCTTCCCGCCCTTAGAGCGCGGAATGACGTGGTCAAAGGTCAGCTCTTGGGTCGGAAACTTACCGCCGCAATACTGGCAGATGAACCGGTCGCGCAGGAATACGTTGAAGCGGGTAAAGGCCGGGCGGCGATCGGTTGAGACATAGTCTTTGAGCGAGATAACGCTCGGCAACTGCATCTCAAATGTTGGGGATCGAACAACCGTTTCATACCGGCTGATAATATTAACGCGGTCCAGGAACACCGCCTTGACCGCGTCTTGCCATGACCACAATGACAGTGGGAAGTAACTTAACGGCCTGAAATCGGCGTTAAGGACCAGGGCAGGGCTACCATCAGGCGGTGATACCATCGAGTGGGCATGCACGGTCAATCACTCCCAACTTCTACGCGAAAGACCGTCATACCTCTTTAATATGCCGTAACTTACGCCTCGAAAGAGTTGATGATTAGGTAAGCGATATCGGCCTGGCTGACAACGTAAGGCGCTGCAATCAGGGCATTTTGTCATATGCCCGTCATAAGAACCGGCCAGAACGCGGATTTTCGGCACCAATTTGTGACGTTTGGCCATCCCAGCGAGGGCCAATCCAGCCGCTATTAACAAAAACAGCCCGAATCAGACGATCACCGGCAGGCACCGATAGAACCAGGTGAACAGACCCGCTGACCATCAATCCAAGTAGCGCCAGAAAGGTCAGCATCTCGGAAAATCGCGTCACCAACCTCAGCGCCCGTTAGGTCGGCGTTGGTTAGAATCGCGTCAACAAACCTGGCACCGCGTAGGTCGGCATTGCTGAAGTCACTGCCATTCAGATTGGCCCGGGTAAAGTCAGCGGATTGAAGGCGCGCGT
It encodes:
- a CDS encoding HNH endonuclease; translation: MVSPPDGSPALVLNADFRPLSYFPLSLWSWQDAVKAVFLDRVNIISRYETVVRSPTFEMQLPSVISLKDYVSTDRRPAFTRFNVFLRDRFICQYCGGKFPTQELTFDHVIPRSKGGKTSWENVVTSCGRCNLAKGNKMPKVCGMEPLNEPVQPSSYQLQENGRSYPPNFLHESWRDFLYWDSELDEI